A region of Labeo rohita strain BAU-BD-2019 chromosome 2, IGBB_LRoh.1.0, whole genome shotgun sequence DNA encodes the following proteins:
- the LOC127152408 gene encoding corticoliberin-1 codes for MKLHVLLAAVSLGVFISLSGSAPGHTNTQLPVLMRLGEEYFIRLDNAVHNLRAQDRRSPSRTEALQLQLTKRLLGGKLGSVGNGIMTKLEERKRRSEDPPISLDLTFHLLREVLQMAKAEQLAQRASNNRKIMDDLGK; via the coding sequence ATGAAGCTGCACGTGTTACTCGCTGCTGTGTCTCTTGGTGTCTTCATCTCACTTTCTGGATCCGCTCCCGGACACACGAACACGCAGCTGCCGGTTCTGATGCGCTTAGGAGAGGAATACTTCATCAGGCTGGATAACGCCGTTCACAATCTGCGCGCACAAGACCGGAGATCACCGTCACGCACCGAGGCGCTTCAGCTGCAGCTCACGAAGCGGCTGTTAGGAGGTAAGCTCGGTAGTGTCGGTAACGGGATCATGACCAAACTCGAGGAGCGGAAGCGCCGGTCCGAGGATCCGCCAATTTCGCTGGATCTGACTTTTCACCTGTTGCGCGAAGTGCTGCAGATGGCGAAAGCCGAACAACTGGCTCAGCGGGCGAGCAACAACCGGAAGATTATGGACGATTTAGGAAAATAA
- the trim55a gene encoding tripartite motif-containing protein 55a, translated as MSVGLDYWGPRTRETMESLERQLICPICLEIFTKPVVILPCQHNLCRKCANDIFQASNPYLPTRGGSSLGSGGRFRCPSCRHEVVLDRHGVYGLQRNLLVENIIDMYKQESSSSKPEPELKNDVLMCEEHQDEKINIYCVTCSVPTCSLCKVFGSHQSCEVAPLKSVYETQKTELSDGVAVLVGNNDRIQGIISQLEESCRSVEENGRRQKSRVCEWFDRLYALLEERRGELTLKITAEQQEKLDYIGGLQLKYREHLDNTAKLVETGIQTMEESEMAIFLQNTKPLLQKIAEGRNVSHLEKVERGYENMDHFTANFSPERRAILSIDFTKDDEDDDDDEEELASTVSPETQTSSGATPVPAQQRQTPVPNSPPMAASGATPISAQQRQTPVPTSPPITSDSSQMSSKPSQSVNTSPTENTPLFTPTPDTSPNSSTDAPAQGTGSPSQTSEDGPRHVFSFSWLNMPK; from the exons ATGAGCGTAGGTTTGGATTATTGGGGCCCTAGAACGCGTGAGACCATGGAGAGTTTGGAGAGGCAGCTGATATGCCCTATTTGCCTTGAGATCTTTACCAAGCCGGTGGTGATTTTACCGTGCCAGCACAACCTCTGCCGCAAATGTGCCAATGACATCTTTCAG gccTCAAACCCCTACTTGCCCACACGAGGAGGTTCTTCACTGGGCTCTGGCGGCCGGTTCCGCTGCCCATCCTGTAGGCATGAAGTGGTTCTGGATAGGCATGGGGTGTATGGCCTGCAGAGGAACCTGCTGGTGGAGAACATCATAGATATGTACAAACAGGAATCCAGCAG CAGTAAGCCTGAACCAGAACTGAAGAACGATGTGTTGATGTGTGAGGAGCATCAGGATGAGAAGATTAATATATACTGTGTGACCTGCTCTGTTCCCACTTGTTCGCTATGTAAAGTCTTTGGGAGTCATCAGTCCTGTGAGGTTGCGCCACTCAAATCTGTCTACGAGACCCAGAAA ACCGAGTTGTCTGATGGTGTTGCTGTGTTGGTTggaaacaatgacagaattcaGGGCATCATCAGTCAGCTAGAGGAAAGCTGCAGATCTGTGGAG gaGAATGGTCGTAGGCAGAAGTCTCGTGTATGTGAGTGGTTTGATCGTCTGTACGCTCTTTTGGAAGAGCGCAGAGGAGAACTCACACTGAAGATCACTGCAGAACAGCAGGAGAAACTTGACTACATCGGTGGCCTACAGCTCAA ATACAGAGAGCACCTGGATAACACAGCCAAACTAGTGGAGACAGGAATTCAGACGATGGAGGAATCTGAGATGGCCATCTTCCTGCAG AACACGAAGCCTCTACTACAAAA GATAGCAGAAGGCAGGAATGTGTCTCATTTAGAAAAGGTGGAACGTGGATATGAAAATATGGATCATTTTACTGCAAACTTCAGCCCTGAACGAAGAGCAATACTCAGCATAGATTTTACCAAGG atgatgaagatgatgatgacgatgaggAAGAATTAGCAAGTACTGTTAGTCCAGAAACTCAAACATCTTCAGGGGCTACGCCTGTCCCAGCCCAGCAGAGGCAAACCCCTGTACCGAACTCTCCACCCATGGCAGCTTCAGGGGCTACACCCATCTCGGCCCAGCAGAGACAAACCCCTGTACCAACCTCTCCACCAATAACATCTGACTCCTCCCAGATGTCATCAAAACCCAGCCAATCAGTGAACACCAGCCCGACAGAGAACACACCCTTATTTACACCAACTCCAGACACCAGTCCCAACTCTTCCACAGATGCACCTGCCCAG GGAACCGGCAGTCCCAGCCAGACGTCTGAGGATGGACCGCGCCACGTTTTCTCTTTTTCCTGGTTAAACATGCCAAAATAA
- the adhfe1 gene encoding hydroxyacid-oxoacid transhydrogenase, mitochondrial encodes MAGGERVAHLMRQLASAACRCPAHSQAYSHTYNRVSTGEAHMCERKTDYAFEMACSNIRYGAGVTREIGMDLLNLGARNVCLMTDRTLSQLPPVAAVLESLTKHRVKYKIYEDVRVEPTDKSFKAAIDFAKKGHFDVYVAVGGGSVIDTCKAANLYASHPEAEFLDFVNAPIGKGKPITASLKPLIAVPTTAGTGSETTGVAIFDFEDMKAKTGIANRALKPTLGMVDPLHTLHMPSRVAANSGFDVLCHALESFTALPYNLRSPCPSNPINRPAYQGSNPISDVWARHALKIVAKYLKRAVRDAGDVEARSSMHLASVFAGIGFGNAGVHLCHGMSYPIAGNVKTHRAKGYNVEHPIVPHGLSVVLTSPAVFAFTANMCPERHLEAAEILGTNVSNIKKDDAGRVLADTLRSFLYDLEVEDGLSAVGYTKEDIPSLVKGTIPQERVTKLSPRAHTEEDLTDLFAASMKLY; translated from the exons ATGGCAGGCGGTGAGAGAGTCGCTCATCTGATGCGTCAGCTTGCGAGCGCGGC GTGCAGATGCCCAGCTCATTCGCAAGCGTATTCACACACTTACAACCGAG TTTCTACAGGTGAGGCTCATATGTGTGAACGGAAAACAGATTATGCATTTGAA ATGGCTTGTTCGAATATCAGATATGGAGCAGGAGTTACCAGAGAAATTGGCATG GATTTGCTGAATTTGGGAGCACGTAATGTGTGTCTGATGACGGATAGGACCTTGTCTCAGCTGCCGCCGGTTGCAGCAGTGCTGGAGTCACTGACAAAACACAGAGTCAAATACAAGATCTATGAGGATGTGCGAGTAGAACCAACAGACAAAAG CTTTAAAGCAGCGATTGATTTTGCCAAAAAAGGACATTTTGATGTGTATGTTGCTGTGGGCGGGGGCTCTGTGATTGACACCTGTAAAGCAGCCAATCTCTATGCATCTCATCCAGAGGCAGAATTTCTAGACTTTGTCAACGCACCAATCGGAAAAGGAAAACCCATCACAGCCTCACTAAAGCCACTAATCGCTG TTCCTACTACAGCTGGAACGGGGAGTGAAACCACAGGAGTGGCAATCTTTGACTTTGAGGACATGAAGGCCAAAACCG GTATTGCAAATCGAGCCCTAAAGCCCACTTTGGGGATGGTGGATCCCCTACATACTCTTCACATGCCATCCAGAGTGGCAGCTAACAGTGGCTTTGACGTGCTCTG TCATGCATTAGAGTCATTCACTGCATTGCCGTATAACCTAAGGAGTCCCTGCCCATCCAATCCCATCAATCGCCCAGCTTACCAGGGCAGCAATCCAATCAGTGATGTTTGGGCAAGACATGCTCTCAAGATCGTTGCCAAATACTTGAAACG GGCGGTGCGTGATGCTGGAGATGTGGAGGCTCGCTCCAGCATGCACCTGGCCAGTGTGTTTGCAGGAATTGGCTTTGGCAATGCAGGAGTCCATTTATG TCATGGAATGTCGTATCCCATTGCTGGGAATGTCAAAACTCACAGGGCTAAAGGCTACAATGTAGAACATCCAATAGtg CCTCATGGACTTTCTGTAGTTCTTACTTCACCTGCTGTTTTTGCATTCACTGCAAACATGTGTCCTGAGCGCCACCTGGAGGCAGCAGAAATACTAG GTACTAATGTGAGTAACATCAAAAAGGATGATGCTGGTCGCGTGTTGGCCGACACTCTCAGATCGTTTCTGTATGACCTGGAAGTGGAGGATGGCTTGTCTGCAGTTGGCTACACTAAAGAGGACATTCCATCTTTGGTGAAGGGCACCATCCCTCAG gaGCGGGTAACTAAACTGTCTCCTCGAGCTCACACTGAAGAGGATCTGACCGATTTGTTTGCAGCATCCATGAAGCTTTACTGA